Proteins from a single region of Strix aluco isolate bStrAlu1 chromosome W, bStrAlu1.hap1, whole genome shotgun sequence:
- the LOC141917665 gene encoding activated RNA polymerase II transcriptional coactivator p15-like isoform X1, with the protein MHSRMPKSKELVSSSSSVSDSDSEVDKKAKRKKQAAPEKPVKKQKTGESSKGTASSKQSGNRDENMFQIGKMRYVSVRDFKGKVLIDIREYWMDQEGEMKPGRKGISLNPEQWNQLKEQISDIDDAVRKL; encoded by the exons ATGCATTCAAG aATGCCTAAATCAAAGGAACTTGTGTCTTCAAGCTCATCCGTCAGTGATTCAGATAGTGAAGTTGACAAAAAG GCAAAGCGGAAAAAGCAAGCAGCTCCAGAAAAGCctgtaaagaaacaaaagactGGTGAAAGTTCAAAAGGTACAGCTTCTTCGAAGCAAAGCGGTAACAGAGACGAGAATATGTTTCAG ATTGGCAAGATGAGGTATGTCAGTGTTCGTGACTTTAAAGGGAAAGTCTTAATTGATATTAGAGAATATTGGATGGATCAAGAAGGTGAAATGAAGCCTGGCAGAAAAG gTATTTCTTTAAATCCAGAACAATGGAACCAGCTGAAGGAACAGATTTCTGATATTGATGATGCAGTAAGAAAACTGTAA
- the LOC141917665 gene encoding activated RNA polymerase II transcriptional coactivator p15-like isoform X2, producing the protein MHSRMPKSKELVSSSSSVSDSDSEVDKKAKRKKQAAPEKPVKKQKTGESSKGTASSKQSGNRDENMFQIGKMRYVSVRDFKGKVLIDIREYWMDQEGEMKPGRKELCHLQDGDVRIVAVVALSLISRCFC; encoded by the exons ATGCATTCAAG aATGCCTAAATCAAAGGAACTTGTGTCTTCAAGCTCATCCGTCAGTGATTCAGATAGTGAAGTTGACAAAAAG GCAAAGCGGAAAAAGCAAGCAGCTCCAGAAAAGCctgtaaagaaacaaaagactGGTGAAAGTTCAAAAGGTACAGCTTCTTCGAAGCAAAGCGGTAACAGAGACGAGAATATGTTTCAG ATTGGCAAGATGAGGTATGTCAGTGTTCGTGACTTTAAAGGGAAAGTCTTAATTGATATTAGAGAATATTGGATGGATCAAGAAGGTGAAATGAAGCCTGGCAGAAAAG AACTTTGCCACCTGCAAGATGGGGATGTAAGGATAGTTGCAGTAGTAGCGCTTTCCTTAATTTCACGTTGCTTCTGTTAG
- the LOC141917665 gene encoding activated RNA polymerase II transcriptional coactivator p15-like isoform X3, whose amino-acid sequence MPKSKELVSSSSSVSDSDSEVDKKAKRKKQAAPEKPVKKQKTGESSKGTASSKQSGNRDENMFQIGKMRYVSVRDFKGKVLIDIREYWMDQEGEMKPGRKGISLNPEQWNQLKEQISDIDDAVRKL is encoded by the exons ATGCCTAAATCAAAGGAACTTGTGTCTTCAAGCTCATCCGTCAGTGATTCAGATAGTGAAGTTGACAAAAAG GCAAAGCGGAAAAAGCAAGCAGCTCCAGAAAAGCctgtaaagaaacaaaagactGGTGAAAGTTCAAAAGGTACAGCTTCTTCGAAGCAAAGCGGTAACAGAGACGAGAATATGTTTCAG ATTGGCAAGATGAGGTATGTCAGTGTTCGTGACTTTAAAGGGAAAGTCTTAATTGATATTAGAGAATATTGGATGGATCAAGAAGGTGAAATGAAGCCTGGCAGAAAAG gTATTTCTTTAAATCCAGAACAATGGAACCAGCTGAAGGAACAGATTTCTGATATTGATGATGCAGTAAGAAAACTGTAA